The proteins below come from a single Miscanthus floridulus cultivar M001 chromosome 1, ASM1932011v1, whole genome shotgun sequence genomic window:
- the LOC136454279 gene encoding uncharacterized protein → MADSVLPKAAWKRPPTDHVKLNCDGAFRQQNRSGGWGFVLRDHDGCILSSGYGRLEKVLEPAHAEVIACLQATQRAVELGIQNIILETDAAAVVQALMATETDRSSASNFVSSNVAHNPGSCNLVAHSLAALGDSLSSDVMSVRDHIPPCIQTLVANDLASVIL, encoded by the coding sequence ATGGCGGATTCAGTCCTGCCCAAAGCAGCCTGGAAAAGACCTCCTACTGATCATGTGAAACTGAATTGTGACGGCGCTTTCAGACAGCAGAATCGCAGTGGAGGGTGGGGATTTGTGCTGCGCGATCATGATGGCTGCATTCTCAGCTCGGGGTATGGTAGATTGGAGAAGGTTTTGGAGCCGGCCCATGCTGAAGTCATTGCGTGCCTGCAGGCCACGCAAAGGGCTGTGGAACTGGGCATTCAGAATATAATTTTGGAGACGGATGCTGCTGCGGTTGTACAAGCGCTGATGGCTACCGAGACGGACAGAAGTTCAGCGAGTAACTTTGTCTCTAGTAATGTTGCTCACAATCCTGGCTCATGTAATTTGGTAGCACATAGCTTAGCTGCCCTAGGGGATAGTTTAAGTTCAGACGTGATGTCGGTCAGGGATCACATCCCTCCTTGTATTCAGACCCTAGTAGCCAATGATTTGGCTTCAGTTATTCTGTAA
- the LOC136478031 gene encoding uncharacterized protein yields MADSGTLVVTESRQQHPLSQIAESGTHRLLLKQWVKEEDLLARRVALREARLDGARKEIAFLYCAFFAFHAASVLLLFLPSSASSSSAASAAAACRRSWIPCLVSLLSSLAMLWALRYKSDTEAVLERLLAREREDALLLARCVSELKRKGLHFDLLKEVDALRRAKSLRVEAKGGADRPRRWQARDLAVIPLFAAACGVLVLTRFLLCN; encoded by the coding sequence ATGGCCGACTCCGGCACCCTCGTCGTCACGGAATCGCGGCAGCAGCACCCGCTGAGCCAGATCGCGGAGAGCGGGACGCACCGACTGCTGCTCAAGCAGTGGGTCAAGGAGGAGGACCTGCTGGCGCGCCGCGTCGCGCTGCGGGAGGCCCGCCTCGACGGCGCCCGCAAGGAGATCGCCTTCCTCTACTGCGCCTTCTTCGCCTTCCACGCCGCCTCCGTcctgctcctcttcctcccctCCTCCGCTTCCTCCAGCTCCGCCGCCTCGGCCGCCGCGGCGTGCAGGCGGTCCTGGATCCCCTGCCTCGTCTCGCTGCTCTCCTCGCTCGCCATGCTCTGGGCGCTGCGGTACAAGTCCGACACGGAGGCCGTCCTGGAGCGCCTGCTGGCGCGGGAGCGCGAGGACGCGCTGCTCCTCGCCAGGTGCGTCTCCGAGCTCAAGCGCAAGGGCCTCCACTTCGACCTGCTCAAGGAGGTGGACGCGCTGCGCAGGGCCAAGAGCCTCCGCGTCGAGGCCAAGGGCGGCGCCGACAGGCCCAGGAGGTGGCAGGCCAGGGACCTCGCCGTCATCCCGCTCTTCGCCGCCGCCTGCGGGGTGCTCGTGCTCACCAGGTTCCTGCTCTGCAATTAG